In Polynucleobacter sp. MWH-S4W17, a genomic segment contains:
- a CDS encoding phasin family protein, producing MFQTQLNDQLASAQAKAIETAKHLAQVAVESAQELAEINQAAAKDALVAAQDTSSQLLAIKDPQQLAKLAQPEAAQEAAKYAAAYQAKVNQVVRNGNKEVAQVVDASINDARADLVKFVKEATKTAPAGSEAFVSAFKTAFDSSLQQFDQVRASATDAFANFEKSVDAALANIQGQYAVAKPAAKSRKAA from the coding sequence ATGTTCCAAACTCAATTAAACGACCAACTCGCTTCTGCACAAGCTAAAGCAATCGAAACTGCTAAACATTTGGCACAAGTTGCTGTTGAAAGCGCTCAAGAATTAGCTGAAATCAACCAAGCTGCTGCTAAAGATGCTTTAGTTGCTGCTCAAGATACAAGCTCACAATTGTTGGCAATCAAGGATCCACAGCAATTAGCTAAATTAGCTCAGCCAGAAGCTGCTCAAGAAGCCGCTAAATATGCTGCTGCTTACCAAGCTAAAGTAAACCAAGTAGTTCGTAACGGTAACAAAGAGGTTGCACAAGTAGTTGACGCTTCTATCAATGACGCACGTGCTGATTTGGTTAAGTTTGTTAAAGAGGCTACTAAGACAGCTCCTGCTGGTTCCGAGGCTTTTGTTTCTGCATTCAAAACTGCATTTGATTCTTCACTCCAACAGTTTGACCAAGTTCGCGCATCTGCAACTGACGCATTTGCTAACTTTGAGAAGAGTGTTGATGCTGCTTTGGCAAACATTCAAGGTCAATACGCTGTTGCTAAGCCAGCTGCTAAAAGCCGTAAAGCTGCTTAA
- a CDS encoding OmpA family protein, which translates to MSLTKHGLIALSITALALLSACVTDGKYNQLDQAYSQLQQAYQGDEVEIRQLQGELRITIRDKILFPEGGYRLNAKAEQVLAKMAPTLSGFKNTKVVVRGYTDNVSIGAELRNQGIATNLDLSSKRADNVVDYLIRKGVSQSLISAQGMGESNPVASNATPEGRAQNRRIEITLVGPGN; encoded by the coding sequence ATGAGTTTGACGAAACATGGATTAATAGCCTTATCTATTACAGCACTTGCGCTCTTAAGTGCCTGCGTTACTGATGGCAAATACAATCAATTGGACCAGGCGTATAGCCAGCTTCAACAGGCCTACCAGGGTGATGAGGTGGAAATTCGTCAATTACAGGGCGAATTGCGCATTACTATTCGCGACAAAATTTTGTTTCCAGAGGGTGGCTATCGCTTAAATGCAAAAGCTGAGCAGGTTTTAGCAAAAATGGCGCCAACACTTTCTGGATTTAAAAATACAAAAGTGGTTGTTCGTGGCTATACAGATAATGTATCGATCGGAGCCGAGCTACGTAATCAAGGAATTGCTACAAACTTGGACCTCTCTTCAAAGCGTGCGGATAATGTAGTTGACTATCTTATTCGTAAGGGCGTTAGCCAAAGCTTGATTTCTGCGCAAGGCATGGGTGAATCTAATCCAGTTGCTTCTAATGCAACTCCAGAAGGTCGTGCACAGAATCGTCGTATTGAAATTACCTTGGTTGGACCAGGTAATTAA
- a CDS encoding exonuclease domain-containing protein has protein sequence MNSQRSPYPDLAFVDIETTGSHFDRDRITEIGIKTLAGNQVQMWEKLIDPQTYIPQNIQRLTGISPSMVQGRPCFPELAEDLKKELEGKIFVAHNARFDYGFIKASFKRVGIDFKPKVLCTVKLSRLLFPDQPRHNLDTIISTHGLKVSARHRALGDADLLLQFWRVCESKFGQEKLNEAINQLIGNASLPPNIDQGVIDSIPDGPGCYIFYGENKTPLYVGKSISLRSRVMGHFQGALTQRKEMKLSLQVRDIDWIETSGELGALILESRLIKERMPSLNIKLRRSKDLCAWSLEEDVSGVLTPSLVTHHHLAPGLQDNLYGLFYSKREAHAYLKALAKKHHLCEALLGLEKRIEGKSCFGYQVKQCSGTCINITPIALHNLQLKTAMDLFKVQVWPYSGAIAIKEGGEMIVVDKWCYLGTAINQDELYELAQSGEVEFDLDIYKIVKKALSGAYRNQVIRIGVDK, from the coding sequence GTGAACAGTCAGCGTAGCCCTTACCCAGATTTAGCTTTTGTAGATATTGAAACCACAGGGTCTCATTTCGATCGTGACCGCATTACTGAAATTGGAATTAAAACCCTGGCGGGTAATCAGGTTCAGATGTGGGAAAAGTTGATTGATCCTCAAACCTATATCCCACAAAATATTCAAAGACTGACTGGCATTTCTCCATCAATGGTCCAAGGGCGGCCTTGTTTTCCTGAGTTGGCTGAAGATTTAAAAAAAGAGCTTGAGGGAAAAATATTTGTCGCTCATAACGCTCGCTTTGATTATGGTTTTATCAAGGCCTCTTTTAAGAGGGTTGGCATTGACTTTAAGCCTAAAGTTTTATGTACCGTAAAGCTATCTCGATTACTTTTCCCAGATCAGCCACGTCATAACCTCGACACCATCATTAGTACGCATGGACTGAAGGTAAGTGCTAGACATCGTGCACTAGGGGATGCTGATTTATTGCTTCAATTTTGGCGTGTGTGTGAGTCAAAGTTTGGGCAAGAAAAGTTAAATGAGGCGATAAACCAACTCATTGGCAATGCTAGTCTTCCCCCTAACATAGACCAGGGTGTAATTGACTCCATACCCGATGGCCCAGGTTGCTATATCTTTTATGGAGAAAATAAGACCCCTCTTTATGTTGGCAAAAGTATTTCCTTGCGGAGCAGGGTGATGGGGCATTTTCAGGGTGCTTTAACGCAACGTAAAGAAATGAAACTTTCTTTGCAGGTTCGCGATATTGATTGGATCGAGACGAGTGGAGAGTTAGGCGCTTTAATTCTTGAGTCGAGATTGATAAAAGAGCGTATGCCTTCTCTGAATATTAAGCTACGTAGATCAAAGGATCTTTGTGCCTGGAGCTTAGAGGAGGATGTTAGTGGTGTTCTGACACCTTCTTTAGTAACTCATCATCATTTGGCTCCTGGTTTGCAAGATAATTTATACGGCTTGTTCTATAGCAAGCGAGAGGCGCATGCTTATTTAAAGGCATTGGCAAAAAAACACCATTTATGCGAAGCCTTGCTTGGCTTGGAGAAGCGTATTGAGGGTAAATCTTGCTTTGGCTATCAAGTAAAGCAATGCAGTGGAACCTGCATCAACATTACCCCTATCGCCTTACATAATTTACAGTTAAAAACAGCCATGGACCTCTTTAAGGTTCAGGTTTGGCCATATTCTGGAGCCATTGCCATTAAAGAGGGTGGCGAGATGATTGTGGTCGATAAATGGTGCTATTTGGGCACTGCCATTAATCAGGATGAGCTTTATGAGTTGGCACAGTCGGGTGAAGTGGAGTTTGATCTCGACATCTATAAGATAGTCAAAAAGGCGCTATCGGGTGCCTATAGAAATCAAGTGATTCGGATTGGTGTAGATAAATGA
- a CDS encoding Rrf2 family transcriptional regulator: MEVTKAVRVALNTLVDIASHSSNGQLVPAPEIAKRQHISVSRIELLLRPLRESGLVTAVRGRAGGYQLSKDPRIITIKDIVLAMNLIKKKKVEVSDIAKELYQSLETYMMSCISNVTLASAIKDYIPRFSEVQTAPERKPYLLIEKQANPSYEKKKKGETQKVVKTSFKKIEDVPRGPNSIFSFADYLNRGSSAS; this comes from the coding sequence ATGGAAGTCACCAAAGCAGTCAGGGTAGCTCTAAATACCCTCGTAGATATTGCAAGCCATTCATCTAATGGGCAGCTTGTCCCTGCTCCAGAGATAGCAAAAAGACAGCATATATCAGTCAGTCGTATCGAACTTTTGCTGCGTCCACTAAGGGAGTCGGGTCTTGTGACTGCAGTTAGAGGTCGGGCAGGCGGGTATCAGCTTTCAAAGGATCCTAGAATTATTACCATCAAGGATATCGTTCTAGCAATGAACCTAATTAAGAAGAAAAAAGTAGAGGTATCGGATATTGCTAAAGAGCTCTATCAATCACTTGAAACCTACATGATGAGCTGCATCTCTAATGTGACGCTAGCCTCCGCTATCAAAGATTACATTCCACGCTTTAGTGAGGTTCAAACTGCGCCGGAGCGAAAGCCATACTTGCTAATAGAAAAGCAAGCCAACCCTAGTTACGAAAAAAAGAAAAAAGGCGAAACTCAAAAGGTTGTTAAAACAAGCTTTAAAAAAATTGAGGATGTGCCTCGCGGGCCAAACTCTATTTTTAGTTTTGCTGACTATCTGAATAGAGGTTCATCTGCAAGCTAA
- the ahpF gene encoding alkyl hydroperoxide reductase subunit F, with the protein MLDTNIKSQLKVYFEKIVSPIVLVASLDDSDSSKQMLELLNEVAEQSDKISLKTDGKSEHIPSFTVSKTDQEARITFAGLPMGHEMTSFILAILQASGYPAKVEQEVIDRITRLDDKLSFQTFISLSCHNCPDVVQALNLMAALNPNVTHEMVDGALYQGLVDQYQIMAVPTVILNGEVFGQGRMSVEEIVAKLDTSTPKEEAAKLSAKESFDVLVIGGGPAGAAAAIYAARKGIRTGIVAERFGGQVMDTMGIENFISVKETEGPKLVQALEQHVKSYEVDIMNLQRANALRKTNHGLEVELANGAVLNSKSVIISTGARWREMNVPGEQEYRGKGVAYCPHCDGPLFKGKRVAVIGGGNSGVEAAIDLAGIVSHVTLIEFDSKLRADAVLQKKMASMPNVTVIMSALTKEVLGANGKVNGLRYQDRTNSTENNIELEGIFVQIGLLPNTDWLKGTIDLSKHGEIIIDAKGETSLPGVFAAGDCTTVPYKQIIIAMGEGAKASLGAFDYLIRSSVTEPEEAVAA; encoded by the coding sequence ATGCTCGATACCAATATCAAATCTCAGTTAAAGGTATATTTTGAAAAGATTGTTAGCCCGATCGTTCTCGTAGCCAGCCTAGATGACAGCGACAGCTCTAAGCAGATGCTTGAGCTCTTAAATGAAGTAGCTGAGCAGTCTGACAAGATCAGCTTAAAAACTGACGGTAAGAGTGAGCATATTCCTAGCTTTACCGTTAGCAAGACTGATCAAGAAGCACGCATTACCTTTGCCGGCCTACCAATGGGTCACGAGATGACCTCTTTCATTTTGGCTATTTTGCAGGCCAGTGGCTATCCCGCCAAAGTAGAGCAAGAGGTGATTGATCGCATTACTAGATTGGATGACAAGCTTAGCTTTCAGACCTTCATCTCCTTGTCATGCCACAACTGTCCTGACGTTGTCCAGGCCCTGAACTTAATGGCAGCCCTCAATCCAAACGTTACCCATGAAATGGTTGACGGCGCCCTTTATCAAGGCTTGGTAGATCAATACCAAATCATGGCTGTACCAACTGTGATTCTCAATGGTGAAGTATTTGGTCAAGGCCGTATGAGCGTTGAAGAGATTGTTGCCAAGCTAGATACTTCAACACCCAAAGAAGAGGCTGCAAAGCTTTCTGCCAAAGAATCCTTTGATGTTTTAGTCATTGGCGGTGGGCCTGCCGGTGCTGCTGCTGCTATCTACGCGGCACGCAAAGGTATTCGCACCGGCATTGTGGCTGAACGTTTTGGCGGACAGGTCATGGACACTATGGGTATTGAAAACTTCATTTCTGTAAAAGAAACGGAAGGACCTAAATTAGTGCAAGCGCTCGAGCAACACGTGAAGAGCTATGAAGTCGACATCATGAACTTACAGCGCGCCAATGCTTTGCGCAAAACGAATCATGGTCTTGAAGTGGAATTAGCCAACGGTGCAGTTCTGAATAGCAAATCTGTGATCATCAGTACTGGTGCCCGCTGGAGAGAAATGAATGTTCCTGGCGAACAAGAATACCGCGGCAAAGGGGTTGCTTACTGCCCTCACTGTGATGGCCCTTTATTTAAAGGTAAGCGTGTAGCGGTGATTGGCGGCGGTAATTCCGGTGTTGAGGCTGCCATTGATTTAGCGGGTATCGTTAGTCACGTGACCTTAATTGAATTCGATAGTAAGTTGCGGGCTGATGCAGTATTGCAAAAGAAGATGGCTAGCATGCCAAACGTTACTGTCATTATGAGCGCACTCACCAAAGAAGTATTGGGTGCCAATGGCAAGGTCAATGGCTTGCGCTACCAAGATCGCACCAACAGCACTGAGAACAATATTGAACTGGAAGGTATCTTTGTACAAATCGGCTTGTTACCAAACACTGATTGGCTCAAAGGCACTATTGATCTTTCTAAGCACGGGGAAATTATCATCGACGCAAAAGGTGAAACTTCTTTGCCCGGAGTATTTGCAGCTGGAGACTGCACCACTGTTCCATACAAGCAAATCATTATTGCAATGGGCGAAGGTGCTAAAGCTTCTCTAGGAGCATTTGATTACCTCATTCGCTCATCGGTTACCGAGCCAGAAGAAGCGGTTGCTGCATAA
- a CDS encoding DUF1622 domain-containing protein: MNQIEIIRDVSDVMDALGVAVVSIGVLWGLFCFAKGLITQTADIAYKTFRIQIVRSLILGLEVLVAGDVIRTVAISPTLTSVAVLGAIVLIRCFLSWSLTLEIDGRWPWQTPRPGQSE; this comes from the coding sequence ATGAATCAAATTGAAATTATTCGCGATGTCAGTGATGTGATGGATGCCCTTGGAGTCGCCGTAGTATCCATCGGTGTTTTATGGGGCCTCTTCTGTTTTGCAAAAGGCCTGATTACGCAGACGGCCGATATCGCCTATAAAACTTTTCGTATTCAGATCGTTCGCTCTTTGATCCTTGGTCTTGAAGTCTTGGTTGCGGGGGATGTGATCCGTACTGTAGCCATCAGCCCAACCTTGACAAGTGTGGCAGTATTGGGCGCCATTGTTTTAATTCGTTGCTTTTTGAGTTGGTCACTCACATTAGAAATCGATGGTCGCTGGCCATGGCAAACACCTAGACCAGGTCAATCAGAGTAA
- a CDS encoding nitroreductase, whose translation MKTLTAAEAITSRMSVRAFTKDAVSKEAVLKLLNISARAPSGTNTQPWKAYVVEGKALDELCKKVCTAYDDIALNPDLAKEYQSAYDYYPTKWLSPYIDRRRENGWGLYGLLGITKGDKDKMHAQHRKNFEAFGAPVCIFFTIDKELGRGSMLDYGMFLQNMMVAARGEGLDTCPQAAWNDYAKIILPRIGAQENEMLVCGMALGYADKSEIVNTFITPRVSAEDFTTWVK comes from the coding sequence ATGAAGACATTAACTGCTGCCGAGGCAATTACCTCGCGTATGTCGGTAAGGGCGTTTACAAAAGATGCCGTCTCCAAAGAGGCCGTGCTCAAGTTACTCAATATTTCTGCGCGTGCACCCTCGGGTACTAATACACAACCTTGGAAGGCCTATGTTGTAGAGGGTAAGGCGCTTGATGAATTATGCAAAAAAGTATGCACTGCTTATGATGACATTGCACTCAATCCCGATTTGGCAAAAGAATATCAATCCGCTTATGACTATTACCCCACTAAATGGCTTAGTCCTTATATAGACAGGCGTCGTGAAAACGGTTGGGGCTTGTATGGTTTATTAGGGATTACTAAAGGCGATAAAGATAAGATGCATGCTCAGCATCGAAAAAACTTTGAGGCATTTGGCGCTCCCGTTTGCATCTTCTTCACTATCGACAAGGAGCTTGGCAGAGGTTCGATGCTTGACTATGGAATGTTCCTGCAAAATATGATGGTTGCTGCCAGAGGTGAGGGTTTGGATACCTGCCCTCAAGCTGCTTGGAATGACTATGCCAAGATCATCCTGCCTCGTATTGGTGCGCAAGAGAATGAGATGCTTGTGTGCGGTATGGCACTAGGTTATGCCGATAAAAGCGAGATTGTGAATACCTTTATTACCCCTAGGGTAAGTGCTGAGGACTTTACGACCTGGGTAAAGTAG
- a CDS encoding NAD(P)H-dependent oxidoreductase, translating into MSLIDKLQWRYATKKMDSTKSVPQEKVELILEAIRLTASSSGLQPYEVFVITNKAIREKINAISWDQSQVVDSSHLLVFAAWDTYTADRINQSFDMTEKLRNFKSEAGDIYRQKLLSGYTARDAETNYTHAAKQAYIGLGTALIAAAYEQVDSTPMEGFDAASLDEILNLKAKGLRSVVMLPLGYRKADEDWLLNLKKVRKPKEDFVTWIE; encoded by the coding sequence ATGAGCTTGATTGACAAATTACAGTGGCGCTATGCCACCAAGAAAATGGACTCCACAAAATCCGTCCCCCAGGAAAAAGTTGAGTTAATACTGGAGGCCATTCGTTTAACTGCCAGCTCTAGTGGATTGCAGCCGTATGAAGTATTTGTAATCACCAATAAAGCCATTCGCGAGAAGATTAATGCCATTTCATGGGACCAATCCCAAGTAGTGGATTCTTCTCACTTACTCGTTTTTGCCGCTTGGGATACCTATACGGCAGATCGAATCAATCAATCATTTGATATGACTGAGAAGCTGCGCAATTTCAAAAGCGAGGCTGGTGACATCTACCGCCAGAAGCTGCTTAGTGGTTACACCGCAAGAGATGCTGAAACTAATTACACCCATGCTGCAAAGCAAGCTTATATTGGACTTGGTACCGCCCTCATTGCGGCAGCGTACGAGCAGGTAGATTCGACACCAATGGAAGGCTTTGATGCTGCATCCCTCGATGAAATTCTCAATCTCAAAGCAAAAGGTTTGCGCAGTGTTGTCATGCTGCCGCTAGGCTATAGAAAGGCTGATGAGGACTGGTTACTTAACTTGAAAAAAGTCAGAAAGCCTAAGGAAGACTTTGTTACTTGGATTGAGTAA
- a CDS encoding OsmC domain/YcaO domain-containing protein, producing the protein MEIKVNFLDKLRLEAKFDDFTVIADQPIRYKGDGSAPGPFDYFLASSALCAAYFVKLYCETRNISTENIRLSQNNIVDPENRYKQIFKIQVELPTDISATDRQGILRSIERCTVKKVVQEGPDFVIEQVANLDADAQSLLTLRPDVSTSTHILGKDLPLEQTIANMSSLLANLGIKIEIASWRNLIPNVWSLHIRDAHSPMCFTNGKGATKESALASALGEYIERLSNNHFYAGAYWGEDIANAEFVHYPNERWFKPGKKDALPTEILDEYSQNIYNPDGELKASHLVDTNSGNVERGICSLPYIRQSDGETVYFPSNLIENLFVSNGMSAGNTLAEAQVQCLSEIFERAVKREILESEIALPDVPQEVLAKYPGILAGIQSLEEQGFPVLVKDASLGGIYPVMCVTLMNPRTGGVFASFGAHPSLEVALERSLTELLQGRSLEGLNDLPPPTFASEAVTEPNNFVEHFIDSSGIVSWRFFSAKSDYEFVEWDFSSKGEDSNIKEAQTLFGILKQIGKEAYVAVYDQLGATACRILVPGYSEIYPIEDLIWDNTNKSLLFRKDILNLSQLDDASLIALLDRLENNELDEYGDIATLIGIEFDENTVWGQLTVLELKLLIHLALKQFEEAHELVGTFLQYNDNTVERKLFYQALDAALEVYLDDELEMSDYESNFRRMYGDARMDAVLGSIDGSVRFYGLTPTSMRLEGLDRHHRLIDSYRKLHKARASSAKPK; encoded by the coding sequence ATGGAAATTAAAGTCAACTTTCTCGATAAGCTTCGTTTAGAAGCAAAGTTCGATGACTTCACAGTAATTGCTGACCAGCCTATTCGATATAAGGGTGATGGTTCTGCACCAGGACCTTTTGATTACTTCTTAGCCTCATCTGCTTTATGCGCAGCTTACTTTGTAAAGCTGTACTGTGAAACCCGTAATATTTCTACTGAGAATATTCGCCTCTCACAAAACAATATTGTTGATCCAGAGAATCGCTACAAACAAATCTTTAAAATTCAAGTTGAGTTGCCGACCGATATTTCAGCAACTGATCGACAAGGTATTCTGCGCTCAATTGAGCGTTGTACGGTTAAGAAGGTGGTTCAGGAAGGCCCCGATTTTGTTATCGAGCAAGTTGCCAATCTTGACGCTGATGCCCAAAGTCTATTGACCTTAAGGCCTGACGTTAGCACTAGTACTCATATTCTGGGTAAAGATCTACCCCTGGAGCAAACCATTGCCAATATGTCGAGTCTTTTGGCAAATCTAGGAATTAAGATCGAAATCGCTTCATGGCGCAACCTGATTCCGAATGTATGGTCATTGCATATACGTGATGCGCACTCCCCGATGTGCTTTACCAATGGTAAGGGCGCAACCAAAGAAAGTGCTTTAGCTTCTGCTTTGGGCGAATATATCGAGCGCTTGAGTAATAACCATTTCTATGCCGGCGCTTACTGGGGTGAGGATATTGCTAATGCAGAGTTTGTGCATTACCCCAATGAGCGTTGGTTTAAACCTGGCAAGAAAGATGCATTGCCCACTGAAATTTTGGATGAATACTCTCAAAACATTTATAACCCAGATGGAGAGCTAAAGGCTTCGCATCTAGTGGATACCAATTCCGGTAATGTAGAGCGTGGTATCTGCTCATTGCCCTATATACGGCAATCTGATGGCGAGACTGTGTATTTTCCATCCAATCTGATTGAGAATCTATTCGTCAGCAATGGGATGAGCGCTGGCAATACCTTAGCCGAAGCCCAGGTGCAGTGCTTGTCAGAGATTTTTGAGCGAGCAGTAAAGCGTGAAATTCTAGAAAGCGAAATTGCATTGCCGGATGTACCGCAAGAAGTACTCGCGAAGTATCCCGGCATTCTGGCTGGCATTCAGAGCCTGGAGGAGCAGGGCTTCCCAGTATTAGTTAAAGATGCATCTCTGGGTGGCATCTATCCAGTGATGTGCGTTACCTTAATGAACCCAAGAACAGGTGGCGTCTTTGCCTCATTTGGCGCACATCCAAGCCTTGAGGTTGCACTAGAAAGAAGCTTGACTGAGTTATTGCAAGGTCGCAGCTTAGAAGGTCTGAATGATTTGCCCCCACCTACCTTTGCCAGCGAGGCGGTGACTGAGCCCAATAACTTTGTTGAACACTTTATTGATTCCAGCGGCATTGTATCCTGGCGTTTCTTCAGCGCCAAATCAGATTATGAATTTGTAGAGTGGGATTTCTCTAGCAAGGGTGAGGATTCGAATATTAAAGAAGCCCAAACTTTGTTCGGTATTCTGAAACAGATTGGCAAGGAGGCTTATGTAGCTGTCTATGATCAGCTGGGCGCAACAGCTTGTCGAATCTTAGTGCCCGGCTACTCTGAGATCTACCCAATTGAAGATTTGATTTGGGATAACACTAATAAGTCTTTACTGTTCCGCAAGGATATTCTCAATTTATCCCAACTAGACGATGCTAGCTTAATTGCACTTCTGGATCGTTTGGAAAATAACGAGCTAGATGAGTATGGCGACATCGCCACATTAATTGGCATTGAGTTTGATGAGAATACCGTTTGGGGCCAACTTACTGTTTTGGAGTTAAAGCTATTGATTCATCTTGCGCTAAAGCAATTTGAGGAAGCACATGAGTTAGTGGGCACCTTTCTTCAATACAACGACAATACAGTAGAACGTAAATTGTTTTACCAAGCTCTAGATGCTGCCCTTGAAGTTTACCTAGATGATGAATTAGAGATGTCAGACTATGAATCGAACTTCCGTCGTATGTATGGTGATGCTAGGATGGATGCCGTTTTAGGTTCAATCGATGGTAGCGTGCGTTTCTACGGTTTAACGCCAACGAGCATGAGGTTAGAGGGGTTAGATAGGCATCATCGTTTGATCGATAGTTATCGGAAGCTACATAAGGCAAGAGCTAGTAGCGCTAAACCTAAATAA
- a CDS encoding DASH family cryptochrome, with amino-acid sequence MTTAIYWFRNDLRLADNPSFLQACKSADHLLPVYIHQPNLEQDTAWGFPRVGEHRRVFLDQSLQELRSQLRELGSDLYEVTGDVLHVFEKLKAQTQADGIYCEQIQAPEELEQVALLSGAGFRVNPVWQSSMLDAQSLPFPLQEMPDVFTQFRQQVEKRGLRFSAPVDSPKSIPSLPAIEIPPINAFDSNTTFSGSKFRGGERSAHTHIQQYFERRLPDTYRQTRNELIGIDYSSKFSLWLAQGCCSAGSIAKQLADYESCHGANDGTYWFWFELLWRDYFRFLHFKYDKRLYHSKGLSKLPGNQFDSEKFIKWSSGTTGESLIDAGMRELKKTGYLSNRMRQIVASYWIYDMRGDWQAGCAWFEYQLIDYDVYSNQGNWLYIAGKGTDPRGGRPFNVAKQTQDHDRDGIYRQMWLT; translated from the coding sequence ATGACAACTGCAATCTATTGGTTTAGAAATGATCTCCGCCTGGCGGATAACCCATCATTTTTACAGGCGTGTAAGTCAGCAGATCATCTGCTACCAGTCTATATTCATCAGCCCAACTTAGAGCAAGATACTGCATGGGGATTTCCGAGGGTAGGGGAGCATCGTCGGGTATTTTTGGATCAATCTCTTCAGGAATTGCGCAGTCAGCTACGAGAACTGGGATCGGACCTATATGAGGTCACCGGTGATGTCTTGCATGTATTTGAGAAATTAAAAGCTCAGACTCAAGCAGATGGTATTTATTGTGAGCAAATTCAAGCGCCTGAAGAGTTGGAGCAAGTGGCGCTATTAAGTGGTGCTGGTTTTAGGGTGAATCCAGTATGGCAATCTAGTATGTTGGATGCTCAATCCTTACCATTTCCATTGCAAGAGATGCCAGATGTCTTTACTCAATTTCGTCAGCAAGTTGAAAAGAGAGGTTTAAGATTTTCTGCCCCTGTTGATTCTCCCAAGAGCATTCCTTCATTACCTGCTATCGAAATACCCCCTATTAATGCATTTGACAGTAACACTACATTTAGTGGCAGTAAGTTTCGAGGCGGGGAGCGGAGTGCTCATACCCATATCCAGCAGTATTTTGAGCGACGTCTTCCTGATACCTACAGGCAAACACGTAATGAGCTGATTGGTATAGATTACTCCAGCAAATTCTCTCTATGGCTAGCGCAAGGTTGTTGCTCTGCGGGTTCTATTGCAAAGCAATTAGCGGATTATGAATCTTGCCATGGAGCAAATGATGGAACTTACTGGTTTTGGTTTGAATTACTCTGGAGAGACTACTTCCGGTTTTTGCATTTCAAGTATGACAAAAGACTCTATCACTCCAAAGGTTTAAGTAAATTACCTGGCAACCAGTTCGATAGTGAAAAATTCATCAAATGGTCATCTGGTACTACTGGGGAATCACTGATAGATGCTGGCATGCGTGAATTGAAAAAAACGGGCTATCTATCCAATCGTATGCGTCAAATTGTGGCGAGCTATTGGATTTATGACATGAGGGGTGATTGGCAGGCGGGTTGTGCCTGGTTTGAATATCAATTGATTGACTATGATGTTTATAGCAATCAAGGCAACTGGTTATATATTGCTGGCAAAGGCACGGATCCCAGGGGAGGCAGACCTTTTAATGTTGCCAAGCAAACCCAAGATCATGATCGGGATGGCATATATCGCCAAATGTGGCTGACTTAG
- the ahpC gene encoding alkyl hydroperoxide reductase subunit C — protein MSIINTAVQPFKTEAFHNGKFVTVTDESLKGHWSVLIFMPAAFTFNCPTEIEDAAENYAEFQKMGAEVYIVTTDTHFSHKVWHETSPAVGKAKFPLVGDPTHTLTNAFGVHIPEAGLALRGTFIINPEGIIKTAEIHSNEIARDVSETLRKLKAAQYTAAHPGEVCPAKWKEGAATLTPSLDLVGKI, from the coding sequence ATGTCCATTATTAATACCGCAGTTCAACCATTCAAAACCGAAGCTTTCCATAATGGTAAGTTTGTAACGGTTACTGACGAATCCCTCAAGGGCCACTGGTCAGTTCTGATTTTTATGCCAGCAGCATTTACTTTTAACTGCCCAACAGAAATTGAAGATGCAGCTGAGAACTATGCTGAATTCCAAAAAATGGGTGCTGAGGTTTATATCGTAACAACCGATACTCATTTCTCACACAAAGTTTGGCACGAGACTTCTCCTGCTGTTGGTAAAGCAAAGTTTCCGCTCGTTGGCGACCCAACACACACCTTGACAAACGCATTCGGTGTTCATATTCCTGAAGCCGGTTTGGCATTGCGTGGCACATTCATCATCAACCCAGAAGGCATCATCAAGACAGCAGAGATTCATTCAAATGAAATCGCTCGTGACGTTTCTGAAACTTTACGTAAGTTGAAAGCCGCTCAGTACACAGCAGCACACCCAGGCGAAGTATGCCCAGCTAAGTGGAAAGAAGGCGCAGCAACATTGACTCCATCTTTGGATCTCGTAGGCAAGATCTAA